The proteins below come from a single Holdemania massiliensis genomic window:
- the rsmI gene encoding 16S rRNA (cytidine(1402)-2'-O)-methyltransferase, whose amino-acid sequence MIRQQSFSNEKPTLYLVPTPIGNLDEMTPRAIEILRTVDVIAAEDTRNTMKLLQVFDIHTRLIAHHSHNERESAKGLLNLLEQGQSVAVVSDAGYPLISDPGQNIVEQVTAAGYNVVPVSGCSASINALVASGLKAQPFLFKGFLSSNDRECVRELEGMKTLPFTMIFYEAPHRIERMLGHCLDVFGDRKACLAREITKRHEEFLRGTLSELKDAACGLKGEMVVVIEGCAEESEPAVDMALITEQINERIQSGMSASEAIKQIAKEAGISKNEIYRVYHQES is encoded by the coding sequence ATGATTCGGCAGCAAAGTTTTTCCAATGAAAAACCAACGTTGTATCTCGTTCCAACGCCGATTGGTAATCTGGATGAAATGACGCCGCGGGCGATCGAGATTCTGCGCACGGTGGATGTGATCGCCGCCGAAGATACCCGCAATACGATGAAGCTGCTTCAAGTTTTTGATATCCATACGCGCCTGATCGCTCACCATTCCCACAATGAACGGGAAAGTGCGAAGGGTTTGCTGAACCTGCTCGAACAGGGACAGTCGGTGGCGGTGGTTTCTGATGCTGGTTATCCGCTGATTTCCGATCCCGGTCAGAATATTGTCGAACAGGTCACCGCCGCGGGCTACAATGTTGTCCCGGTGTCCGGCTGCAGCGCTTCGATTAATGCGTTGGTGGCTTCCGGGTTAAAGGCACAGCCTTTCTTGTTCAAAGGCTTTCTTTCCAGCAATGACCGTGAATGTGTGCGGGAGCTGGAAGGGATGAAAACCTTGCCGTTTACGATGATTTTCTATGAAGCACCGCATCGGATCGAACGCATGCTGGGACATTGCCTGGATGTGTTCGGCGACCGCAAAGCTTGTCTGGCACGGGAAATCACGAAGCGGCATGAAGAATTTCTGCGCGGTACGCTCAGTGAGCTGAAAGATGCCGCCTGCGGTCTTAAAGGCGAGATGGTCGTCGTGATTGAAGGCTGTGCTGAAGAAAGTGAACCGGCAGTCGATATGGCGCTGATCACGGAACAGATCAACGAACGAATTCAATCCGGAATGTCAGCTTCGGAAGCGATTAAACAAATTGCCAAGGAAGCCGGAATTTCTAAAAACGAAATCTATCGGGTTTATCATCAGGAATCCTAA